In a single window of the Methanolobus psychrophilus R15 genome:
- a CDS encoding TRAM-domain protein, translating into MQSSAPVEAGQNYEVTIEDIAREGDGIARVSGFVVFVPNTEVGDEVTIKVNKVMSKFAFGEVA; encoded by the coding sequence ATGCAGTCAAGTGCTCCAGTAGAAGCTGGACAGAATTATGAAGTGACAATTGAAGACATCGCAAGAGAAGGCGACGGAATCGCAAGAGTAAGCGGATTTGTTGTCTTTGTTCCCAACACCGAAGTTGGCGATGAAGTCACGATAAAGGTCAATAAGGTAATGAGTAAATTCGCTTTTGGCGAAGTTGCTTAA